The segment GAGGTTCGATGACAAAGGCTTCGTCCAGTTCGTTGTTCTTTTCCGTTTCCGTGACTTCGGGAATGGTGCCGATTTGAAACGGACGCAGGTTGGAAGCCCCTTCCGGAGTATGTAAACGAATCCAGGCAAAGCCCGGAGCGGCATTCTCAGGGATCGTGATCTTCAGCTGGTTTGGTTTTTCGCCCGGTTCGATTTGCAGATCATCACGGGATGACCAGACAGCGGCGTGCTTTTCTTTATCAGTCGTCCCTTCGATCATTACGACGACGGTCGTTCCGGCCTGTCCTCCCATGGGAACGAGGGCCTTGATCGCAGGAACGGCAGCATAGCTCGAGGTCGCCAGCGACAGGCTAAGTGCCACAGTGATTGATAAAGTCAATTTTAGAACGGAAGGCAGGTTCATCGTTATCGAGGTTCCAGGCGAGGTTTAAAACAGAGGCAGGTCGTGATTGTTCCGAGTCTCTATGCGATGTCAGTCTTTGAATACAAACTCGGGCGTATTCAACATGGCCCACATCAGGTCCTCGGTGACCATTTTGCGATCAGCTCCTTCTTCGTTGTAGATGGAAATCGCGACTTCCCGTTCTTCGGCATCTGGGAAGCGGTTATAAACGCTCAAATACAGTTCTTCTATAATCTGTTCGTTCGTTTTGTCCGACGCGACCAATGTCGCGGCATACCCTTTGTCACTGGTGACCTTCTTGTAAAGTTCTTCCGAGTTCATCAGGTGCAGAGCTTGCACGATGGTCGTGTCGGTCGTTCGTTCACAAGGAGGATCCTGGTTCGGGTCGGGACGTCCAAAGGCATCGAGGAAGAGCGAGTTGATTCGCGTTGTCCACAATTCTTTCGCCGATACACCCGCAGGCATCGCCTGGAAACTCTGTTTGTCCCCTGTGATCTGAATGATCGAGTCGAGTAGCACTTCGGCCCGTAAACGCTGCCGGTAATACCGGGAGTAATTCCGTGTATCAACCGTGTTTCGTTCGACCGGGTTTGAACTGAGGCCATAAACGTAGGACGTACAGATTCGACGAATTAATTGTTTGATATTGAAGTCATGAGCGGCGAAATCTTCACCGAGGGCGGTTAGAAGTTCCTGGTTCACAGCCGGGTTGGTTCCACGCAGGTCGTCGACAGGTTCGACCATCCCGCGTCCCATCAGGTCGGCCCACACGCGGTTTGCCATCACCTGAGAGAAGAACGGGTTTTCTTTAGCCGTCATCCAGATCGCCAGGGATTCGCGTCGATCCAGGTCTTCTGTAATTTCGGGTGCTTCACCGAATAACGGCCGCGGAGGAAGAACCTCATTCGTCAGGGGATGTTTGACTTCTCCGCTTGGTCCGTTGTAGATCATCTCTTCCGAACCGGAGATCGGTGGCGAGAGGCCAGTCCCTTTATATTTCACGCGGGCAAAGTAAGCGGCAAAACTGTAAAAGTCGTCCTGTCCCCAGATTTCAAATGGGTGATGGTGGCACCGGGCACAATCGAGCCGAATCCCGAGGAACAACTGACCAACCATGGTCGTGACTTCATCTGGAGTTCGGCGGTCACGGAATAAGGTCACCGCTCCGTTACGGAAGGTACTGCCTTGTGCCGTCACCAGCTCACGGACGAATTGGTCGTAAGGTTTGTTTTCCCTGAACGATTCGCGAATAAAGTTGTCGTAATTAAGGACCGCTTTGATACCGACCCGGTAAGGGTTCGGTCGCAGCAGGTCGGCCCATTTACTCGACCAGAACTCAGCGTATTCGGGTTGTTCGAGTAAGTGATCGATCAGAAGAATTCGTTTGTCGCTGGAAGAATCTGTTAAAAAGGCTCGTGTTTCGGCTGCCGTAGGGGCGCGACCGATGACGTCCAGATAGGCTCGACGCAGGAAGGTATGGTCGGGAGCCTGTTCGGAGGGAAGCAGTTTCAGCTCTTTAAGGTTTTTCCAGACGAGGCCATCGATAAAGTTCTGTTCGGGAAGTTGATCGTAGATGTTTTCGTCGACGTCGCCCGGCAGCGGGACGGAAACATTGCAGATGGCGATCACATTGTGGTACCGGGCCATGACGGCTGCTTTGCCGGTGACGGTACCGGAAGTGATCAGGCCTGTTTCGTCGATATCGGCAATAGCCGCTTCATTCGATTGGTATTGAGTAAGGCGGGTGACATCTTTCTGAGTGCCGTCCGAATAGTGTGCCGTCACGATCAGCTGTTGTTCTTTTTCGTTCTGCATAATCCGGGCGGACGGATAGACAGTGACTTTTTCCAGCGTAGGCGTATCGGGTTGCTTTTCAGGCGTGCCTGAAGCAATCCATCGTGCAAGCAGGTTGTATTCCAGGCTGCCCGGTTCCAGCTTTTTGCCTCCACCATGTGGAATGACGGCTGAAGTTTTCTGTAAGATCAGGCTCTGTTCGGGAGCAGGGGGGAACAGGCGACGCCCACGTGTCTCTTTGGTGAGTGCGTTGTAATCGAATTCGGCATCAAACCCGAGTAGTGATAGTTGGAAGCCATTCTGGCCGCGAGCCTTACCGTGGCAGGGGCCAGAGTTACACCCGTAACGGGTCAGCAGTGGCATAATATCCCGATTGAAGTCGATCTGTTGTACGACGCCGGCATTCGTGACCGTTACGCTCAGTTCCTGGGTCTGGTCGCCGAGGGAGACTCGGATCTTTCCCGTCCCATTGTCGACGGGAAAAATGATGTTTTCCTCGACACGACAGATCTCCGGCGTCAGCGACTCAATCGTCGCTTCGCGAGTGCGGTCAGTGACGAACTCTCCTTCCGCCTGATCAATCACCATGTGCTGGTAACTGTGCTTTCCTTTCAGCTGGATCTCTTGCGGAAAGACGGTGAGCGGGGCAGAGTCCGCAAGTGCGGATGTCAGGGGAAGTGACAATAACGTCAGACAAAGAACGGAGATAAACTTCATTCGTTTCAGCATCTCTATTACTTGTATTGCGGGAGGCGGGCTGGGTGGGAGAGAAGCGAGTGGTGAGGAGTGCCTCCAGGTGGGAAATATCAATCCTCGCTTATTCATATACTATACGCCCCAAAAGGGGTTAGGGGCAACTTGAACCCGGATTTTGTCCCCTGAACGAGAGGTTTTTTGCCGGTTCGAGTGTACAGTGCGATATAGACAGATCTGTATAAAACAAGGATTACAGGCAATGCTCGGGTGACCCAGGCAATCTTGCAGAGTTGTCTGGGCCACCTTCTGACTTTTTCCAGGTCGCTTTTGCTATTACGCATTCGACTTTTTAACGGGCGGTCCCGGATAATGGGGGCTTAGCTTGTTGCTCTTCGGTCGGAGTGCCAGATCGCCGTTTTTCAGGAAGGGCTCACCGCGGATCTGGAAATGGTCCACCATGCGACTGCGCCACTTGCGGAGTTCGTCGGAATGTTCAGGTAATCCGGCAAGATTTTTCAATTCATGCGGATCGTTCTCCAGGTCGAACAATTGTTGTTCACCATCAAGTGTGTGGAAGAGGTACTTGGTGCGGCCATCGGTTAAACCGCTCCAGTGGATCCAGGGGCGGTAGCAGATGTCGTGTTCCATGTCGATGTATTCCCGCCAGTCGGAATTCTCACCCCGGGCGAGCTTGAGCAAGCTTTTCCCGTCAAAGTCGGCCGGGTTCGCATCAATGCCTGCGGCATCCAGGAAGGTCGGAAGGATATCCCTTAGTTCCGTCGGTTGATTCCAGGTCACCCCCCGTTCGTCGGAGGCCATTCCGTTGGGCCACCGGACCAACATCGGGACACGGGCAGAGGCTTCGTAGCCGTAGCCTTTCCGCCAGAGATGGTGGTCGCCCGTCATGTCGCCATGATCGGAGGTGTATACGATAAGCGTGTTCTCCAGTTCGCCTCGTTCTTCGAGTGCATCGAGGATGCGTCCTATCTGTTCATCAATGAAGGAGACGGAACCATAATAACCCTGACGCGATTTGCGGACCTGCTCTTCGCCCAGATCACCCCGCCAGAGCGAACTGCTGCCTTCAGGTTGAGGTTCTTCGTTGCGATCGGCCCAGTCACCCACGGCCGCTTTGGGAAGATCGCGGTCTTCGTAATGATCCCACCATTTCTGGGGTGGATCGTAAGGGCTGTGTGGCCGCGCGAAGGAGACCTTCAGAAAGAAGGGTTGATCTCCCTCGTAATTATCCAGAAAGCGAACTGCTGCTTCGCCCGTCCAATGCGTTGGGTGTAGTTCAGCCGGTAGTTGATACGCACCTCCATCGTAGTCATTGAAACCGATGCCAGTGACATCGGGATCTTTAGTTGGTGCGACCGAGTAGAACCAGGATCGGTAATCACTGCGGAAGTCGATCGATTGTTCGCGTAAGGATTCATCGAGCAGCCCACTGTGATACCCGTGCAGATTTCGCTGAGGAGTATAGTGCAGTTTGCCGATAACGAACGTGTAATAACCATTGTCCCGCAGCATCTGGGGCATTTCGTTCGGGTATTTCTCGGCGACTTTGAAGTAACCAAGCATGCCATGACGCCAAGGGGAAAGTCCGGTCAGCAGGCCCGCGCGGGCGGGGGTGCAGGTCGGCGTGCTGGAATAAGCAGAGGCACAGCGGGCCCCTTGGTTAGCGATGCGATCCAGATTCGGTGTGTGGATGAGCGGGTTGCCGTCGGCACCGACACAGTCTCCTCGATGCTGGTCGGACATCAGAAATAAGATGTTTGGTTTGTTCAGGTTTTTAGGAGCGGCGGAACCTGTCTTGCCGAATGACGCTGCAACTAAGCTGCCAAAACTGGCGGCCAGCATTTGGCGACGGTTGATCTCGGCGCGGAAAATAGCGTCCATAAAACATTAACCTGTATTCAGTTCAGGAGTGGCAAAATCGATGCGACAGCGAGGTCACTGGTAGTGATACATATCGTATTTCATATTGTGGATGTCTATCGATGGTAATGGATATGGCAGTGGGGCAACACCTTTTTCTCGCAGGCAGTCAGCAATTCCAGATTATTCAGTTCGCGTGTGTGCTTGTGAAATCGGAAGACAGCAGAGAGAATAAGACCGCCCACGCCGAATTTGTCAGAAAGTGAAATTCATGCCACGGATGTCTCTCTTTAAACACCGATTAAACTTAACAGCGATCAACAGAATGTTGGTCTGTATCTCCCTGTTGGCAATGCTTTGTGTTTATTCAGGTTGTCGCCCAGAGACACCCGTTGAAGAAGTCTCGGTTGAGCAAACTGATGCGGGAGAAGAACTACCTGCTCTCGATTATGGTCCCACGGACTGGCCTTATTGGCGTGGTCCTACGCAAGATGGAAAACCGTCCGAAAGCGCCAGCGCAGAAAAACCGTGGACGAGTCTCGAAAATGAACTGTGGAAAATCAAAGTTCCGGGGCGCGGTCATTCTTCTCCCGTGATTTATGGGAATCAAGTTTTTCTTACGACAGCCGATGACGCCGCCGAAACACAAAGTCTATTAGCCTTCGACCGTGATTCCGGAGATGAACTCTGGACGAGGCAAGTGCATCAGGGCAATTTCCCTTCCGATGGAGAGATGCACCGCAAAAGTACAAATGCTTCTCCGACACCCGCCTGTGATGGAGAGCGGGTCTTCGCTTTGTTTCTGAATGATGCACAGCTCTATTTGTCTGCCTACAGCCTGACTGGCGAGCAACTCTGGCAGACTTCCACCGGGGCATACATCTCTCGCTTCGGACTGGGACCTTCACCCGTGTTGTATCAATCCTATGTGATTGTAGCCTCGGAGCATTCGGGTGGGGGCAACATCACCGCCGTGCATCGCAAGACGGGTAAAGTTGCCTGGAGAGTCAAGCGGACTCGGGCCGATACCTATTCGTCACCCGCCATATTTAATATCGACGGAACCGACCACATGATCCTGAGCGGGGCGAATGAAGTCGTCAGCCTCGATCCCGCCAATGGCAAGACGCGCTGGAGCATTGAAGGGACAGCCAAATCGACTTGTGGCACCGCCGTTCGCTGGAATGATCTGATACTTGTCTCTGGTGGATACCCGGAACGGGAAACAATGGGAATTCGGGTGGGTGCGAAAGCGGAGAAAATCTGGTCGGCTCGCGAGAAGTTGTATATTCCCTCGTTGATCACATTCAAGGGGCATGTACTGGGACTTAATGACGATGGCATCGCCTGTTGTTGGGAAGTAGAGACGGGCAAGCAGACTTTTAAAACGCGAACATCCAGTGGATACGCTGCTTCCCCCGTTCTGGATGGCGATCAGATCATCATTCTTAATGAACAAGGGATGGGATCGATTCTCAATCAGAATCCCAACGAACTCGAATCGGTTTCCGAACGCAGTTTCGGTACCAACGCCATGGCATCTCCGGCCATCTCGGGAGACCGACTCTATCTACGCGTGGCGGAAGAGGGAGCAAATGGACGTCAGGAATATCTGTACTGCCTGCAGAAATAAACGAGCATGTCGTCCGTCATTGTGATGCGAAAGAAACAGAGGAAGGATCGAACTCGCGATGTCTCAGTTTGACGGGAGTCGGGTACTTATTACCGGGGGGCTGGGATTCATCGGCGCGAATCTCGCGCGGCGACTCGTCGGACAGGGGGCCGAAGTTACCCTCGTTGACAGCTTGATTCCGGAGTACGGAGGGAACCTCGAAAACATCGCCGGCATTGCAGATCGAGTGAAACTGAACATCTCTGATGTCCGCGACGAGCATAGCCTGCGGTATCTCGTGCAGGGACAGGATTACCTGTTCAACTTGGCGGGGCAAACGAGTCATCTTGATTCGATGCACGATCCGTTCACCGACTTGGAGATCAATGCGCGGGCACAACTTTCTATTCTGGAAACATGCCGTCTGGAAAACCCAAACATTCGCATTGTGTTCGCCGGAACTCGTCAGGTGTATGGTAAACCCGATTACCTACCCGTCGATGAAAAACATCCGCTACGTCCCGTCGACGTGAATGGTGTCAACAAGATGGCGGGGGAGTGGTACCACATTCTGTATAATAATGTGTATAACATTAAAACGACCGTCCTCCGTTTAACGAACACGTACGGCCCCTGTATGCGAATTAAAGATGCCCGGCAGACATTCGTCGGGGTCTGGATTCGGCAGTTGTTGCAAGGAGATTCGATTGAAGTTTGGGGCGGCGCACAACTGCGTGACTTCACGTACATTGATGATTGTCTCGATGCCATGATGTTGGCCGCGACTCACGATAATGCAACAGGACAGATCTTTAATCTGGGAGGAAGAGAAGTGATCAGTCTGGAAGATCTCGCCTTACTCCTTACGGAAGAGCATGGTTCAGGCAGATTCCAACGCAAAGAGTTTCCCGCCGATCGTCAACGGATTGATATTGGTGATTATTATGCTGATGACCGGCTCATCCGCGAGCAACTCGGATGGGAACCTCAGGTTTCTCTTCGAGATGGGTTGCGGAGAACGATTGATTATTATCGTGAGCGATTGGATTCGTATGTTTAATCTGGCGTGCGATTTGTGTTGTCGAGCAATTGATGATTTGTTTTTAACACAATGGCTCGAAGGCACGAAGAGGTTGGAAGTTCAAAACGTAGTGATGCACTAATGACCTCTCGTTATTCTTTATCTTTTTTCAATCAGATTAGCCCCATCATAAAGAACGTTCCCAATACAACGAGCGATATCAAAAACCTTGAACCTCTTCGTGACTTCGTGACTTCGTGACTTCGTGACTTCGTGACTTCGTGACTTCGTGACTTCGTGACTTCGTGACTTCGTGACTTCGTGACTTCGTGACTTCGTGACTTCGTGTCTTCGTGTCTTCGTGTCTTCGTGTCTTCGTGTCTTCGTGTCTTCGTGTCTTCGTGTCTTCGTGTCTAGGTGGTTCAAAAAACTGACACTCCCCTCTCTCTCTCTCTCTCTCTTTACGACTGTTTAATTACACCTCATGACTGACCAACATCCCGTCAAACAATGCGACCCGCACGCCGGTTACCACGCCTGGTGGGTCGAGATCGATGCGGCGGTGATTGAGACATTGCAGCGTGACCGCTATCTCATGGGGAAAGAACTTCGTCTCTTCGAGCAGGAGTTCTCGCAGTGGCAGGAATGTGAACATACTGTGGGTGTGGCGAATGGGACGGATGCCCTGTTGCTCTCGCTGATGGCACTGGATATTAAACCGGGAAGTGCCGTGCTGACTCCTTCGATGACGGCCGTGGCGACCGTTAATGCGATTGTCCGCAGCGGGGCCATTCCCGTTTTTGTAGACGTGAATGAAGAGACGGGGACGATTTGCCCGCACTCGCTCGAAGAGACATTAAAACGACTTCGGCGTCGCTCATTCGGTTTGAAACCCGCAGCGATGGTGGTGGTTCATCTGTATGGTTTAGCGGCAGAGATGTCCCGATTGTGTGTACTATCGGAAGAATATTCGCTTCCCATTATTGAAGATGCCGCTCAGGCACACGGAGCCCGCTATCGAGATAAACGGGTCGGAACATTCGGTAAACTGGCGGCGTTCAGTTTTTATCCTACGAAAAATCTGGCGGCCCTGGGTGATGCCGGAGCGGTGACCACGGACGACTTACGGTTAGCAGAACGGGTAAGAGCATTACGGCAATACGGATGGGACGAACAGAGACAATCTCATGAGGTGGGTGTGAACTCACGCCTGGATGAACTACAGGCGACAATCTTGCGTATCAAACTACGTCATATCAATCAGGAAACCCGCCGTCGTCGAAAGATTGCGCAGCATTATAATCATGCCCTACTGTCGACCTCTATTGAACCAATGGAGGTATTGGCGAACTCGAAGCCGGTCTACCATCAGTACGTCGTTCGTACACCGCAGCGAGAAAGTTTGCGACAACATTTGGAGAAGCAACAGATTCAAACAGCCGTTCATTATCCACTGGCCGTGCATCAACATCCGGTTTATCAGAAACGGTATGATCAACTCCTGCATCAGAAACTGATCGAGCCCCTTGTGCGAACAGAGAAGCTGGCGGAACAGGTTCTGAGTTTGCCAATGTATCCGCAATTGTCTGACGGGG is part of the Polystyrenella longa genome and harbors:
- a CDS encoding DUF1549 and DUF1553 domain-containing protein, translated to MKFISVLCLTLLSLPLTSALADSAPLTVFPQEIQLKGKHSYQHMVIDQAEGEFVTDRTREATIESLTPEICRVEENIIFPVDNGTGKIRVSLGDQTQELSVTVTNAGVVQQIDFNRDIMPLLTRYGCNSGPCHGKARGQNGFQLSLLGFDAEFDYNALTKETRGRRLFPPAPEQSLILQKTSAVIPHGGGKKLEPGSLEYNLLARWIASGTPEKQPDTPTLEKVTVYPSARIMQNEKEQQLIVTAHYSDGTQKDVTRLTQYQSNEAAIADIDETGLITSGTVTGKAAVMARYHNVIAICNVSVPLPGDVDENIYDQLPEQNFIDGLVWKNLKELKLLPSEQAPDHTFLRRAYLDVIGRAPTAAETRAFLTDSSSDKRILLIDHLLEQPEYAEFWSSKWADLLRPNPYRVGIKAVLNYDNFIRESFRENKPYDQFVRELVTAQGSTFRNGAVTLFRDRRTPDEVTTMVGQLFLGIRLDCARCHHHPFEIWGQDDFYSFAAYFARVKYKGTGLSPPISGSEEMIYNGPSGEVKHPLTNEVLPPRPLFGEAPEITEDLDRRESLAIWMTAKENPFFSQVMANRVWADLMGRGMVEPVDDLRGTNPAVNQELLTALGEDFAAHDFNIKQLIRRICTSYVYGLSSNPVERNTVDTRNYSRYYRQRLRAEVLLDSIIQITGDKQSFQAMPAGVSAKELWTTRINSLFLDAFGRPDPNQDPPCERTTDTTIVQALHLMNSEELYKKVTSDKGYAATLVASDKTNEQIIEELYLSVYNRFPDAEEREVAISIYNEEGADRKMVTEDLMWAMLNTPEFVFKD
- a CDS encoding arylsulfatase — protein: MDAIFRAEINRRQMLAASFGSLVAASFGKTGSAAPKNLNKPNILFLMSDQHRGDCVGADGNPLIHTPNLDRIANQGARCASAYSSTPTCTPARAGLLTGLSPWRHGMLGYFKVAEKYPNEMPQMLRDNGYYTFVIGKLHYTPQRNLHGYHSGLLDESLREQSIDFRSDYRSWFYSVAPTKDPDVTGIGFNDYDGGAYQLPAELHPTHWTGEAAVRFLDNYEGDQPFFLKVSFARPHSPYDPPQKWWDHYEDRDLPKAAVGDWADRNEEPQPEGSSSLWRGDLGEEQVRKSRQGYYGSVSFIDEQIGRILDALEERGELENTLIVYTSDHGDMTGDHHLWRKGYGYEASARVPMLVRWPNGMASDERGVTWNQPTELRDILPTFLDAAGIDANPADFDGKSLLKLARGENSDWREYIDMEHDICYRPWIHWSGLTDGRTKYLFHTLDGEQQLFDLENDPHELKNLAGLPEHSDELRKWRSRMVDHFQIRGEPFLKNGDLALRPKSNKLSPHYPGPPVKKSNA
- a CDS encoding PQQ-like beta-propeller repeat protein — translated: MPRMSLFKHRLNLTAINRMLVCISLLAMLCVYSGCRPETPVEEVSVEQTDAGEELPALDYGPTDWPYWRGPTQDGKPSESASAEKPWTSLENELWKIKVPGRGHSSPVIYGNQVFLTTADDAAETQSLLAFDRDSGDELWTRQVHQGNFPSDGEMHRKSTNASPTPACDGERVFALFLNDAQLYLSAYSLTGEQLWQTSTGAYISRFGLGPSPVLYQSYVIVASEHSGGGNITAVHRKTGKVAWRVKRTRADTYSSPAIFNIDGTDHMILSGANEVVSLDPANGKTRWSIEGTAKSTCGTAVRWNDLILVSGGYPERETMGIRVGAKAEKIWSAREKLYIPSLITFKGHVLGLNDDGIACCWEVETGKQTFKTRTSSGYAASPVLDGDQIIILNEQGMGSILNQNPNELESVSERSFGTNAMASPAISGDRLYLRVAEEGANGRQEYLYCLQK
- a CDS encoding NAD-dependent epimerase/dehydratase family protein, coding for MSQFDGSRVLITGGLGFIGANLARRLVGQGAEVTLVDSLIPEYGGNLENIAGIADRVKLNISDVRDEHSLRYLVQGQDYLFNLAGQTSHLDSMHDPFTDLEINARAQLSILETCRLENPNIRIVFAGTRQVYGKPDYLPVDEKHPLRPVDVNGVNKMAGEWYHILYNNVYNIKTTVLRLTNTYGPCMRIKDARQTFVGVWIRQLLQGDSIEVWGGAQLRDFTYIDDCLDAMMLAATHDNATGQIFNLGGREVISLEDLALLLTEEHGSGRFQRKEFPADRQRIDIGDYYADDRLIREQLGWEPQVSLRDGLRRTIDYYRERLDSYV
- a CDS encoding DegT/DnrJ/EryC1/StrS family aminotransferase, whose amino-acid sequence is MTDQHPVKQCDPHAGYHAWWVEIDAAVIETLQRDRYLMGKELRLFEQEFSQWQECEHTVGVANGTDALLLSLMALDIKPGSAVLTPSMTAVATVNAIVRSGAIPVFVDVNEETGTICPHSLEETLKRLRRRSFGLKPAAMVVVHLYGLAAEMSRLCVLSEEYSLPIIEDAAQAHGARYRDKRVGTFGKLAAFSFYPTKNLAALGDAGAVTTDDLRLAERVRALRQYGWDEQRQSHEVGVNSRLDELQATILRIKLRHINQETRRRRKIAQHYNHALLSTSIEPMEVLANSKPVYHQYVVRTPQRESLRQHLEKQQIQTAVHYPLAVHQHPVYQKRYDQLLHQKLIEPLVRTEKLAEQVLSLPMYPQLSDGEIERVTHACREWSTLRGGTEQGSTEK